CCCCGACGAGCAACACCGTGCCAACGAGCAATACCACGAAAGTTGTGCCGGAGACCGGGAAGGTGCCGGCGCTTTGGGGGACGATCTTCTTCTGGGCGAGCGAACCGGCCAGAGCCATGATCGGGACAATCATCAGGAACCGACCGATAAGCATGGCGAAGCCGAGCGTGGTGTTATACCAGGGTTCGTTGGCGGTGAGGCCGGCGAAGGCGCTGCCATTGTTGCCGGTGGCGGAAGTGAAAGCATAGAGCATTTCGCTGAGACCATGCGGACCGGAGTTATTGAGACCGGCGACGCCCCATTTGCTCACGGAAGCCCAGGCGGTAAAGCCGAGAATGGAGAGAGCCAGGATTAGAAGCGTCAGCAGCGAAACCTTAACTTCGTATGCGCCGATTTTCTTGCCGAGATATTCCGGCGTGCGGCCGACCATGAGTCCAGCGATGAAAACCGCAATCACGACGAAAACCAACATACCGTAGAGCCCCGCTCCCACACCGCCGAAGACTACTTCGCCCAACTGGATATTGAGCATCGGAATGAGGCCGCCCAGACCGGTGAAGGAGTCGTGCATGGCGTTGACAGCGCCGCAGGAAGCATCCGTGGTGACGGTGGCGAAGAGTGCGGAATTGAAGATGCCGAAGCGGACTTCCTTGCCTT
This genomic stretch from Pedosphaera parvula Ellin514 harbors:
- the kdpA gene encoding potassium-transporting ATPase subunit KdpA: LVDNQAIPQGPMASQVAIKMLGTNGGGYTNANASHPFENPTPLSNFLQMLSIFAIPTGLTYYLGRLTKNQAHGWAVWAAMFVLFLIPMVVCWYAESSGNPIHHHLGVAAADGNMEGKEVRFGIFNSALFATVTTDASCGAVNAMHDSFTGLGGLIPMLNIQLGEVVFGGVGAGLYGMLVFVVIAVFIAGLMVGRTPEYLGKKIGAYEVKVSLLTLLILALSILGFTAWASVSKWGVAGLNNSGPHGLSEMLYAFTSATGNNGSAFAGLTANEPWYNTTLGFAMLIGRFLMIVPIMALAGSLAQKKIVPQSAGTFPVSGTTFVVLLVGTVLLVGALTFLPALALGPVVEHFLTAQGKLF